In Nocardia asteroides, a single genomic region encodes these proteins:
- a CDS encoding TROVE domain-containing protein, translated as MDVLSKINRRKTPQGERARPDQVPNSAGGFVFAVTPEVRLRRFLTLGTDGGTFYVSPGELTADNAEIVLSFARERTDDLVREIVAISTAGRAPKQNPALFALAAAASLGDVDGRRTALEALPLVARTGTHLFLFARYIEQFRGWGRGLRRGVANWYTAKSVDDLAFQAVKYRQREGWSHRDLLRLAHPLTTEDDRTRLFDWICGREPALDGLRIVEGFERARTAPVAALPGLVREYRLSWEMLPDHALGERAVWEALLDNGIPQTALLRQLPRLTRLGLLDPLGDRTAAVCAQLTAGERLRRGRVHPISVLVALRTYASGHGARGGGSWQPSRPVIDALDAAFYAAFDAVRPTGKRHLLALDVSGSMGATIAGLPITAREASAALAMVTAATEQRHTIVGFTAAGKRRQHGSALRPLRIGPRQRLDDVLAGTAKLPFGATDCSLPMLHALRTGLEVDVFSVYTDNETWAGKTHPFQALKQYRREVNPAAKLVVVGMTATGFSIADPSDAGMLDVAGFDAAVPGLLADFARG; from the coding sequence ATGGACGTGCTGTCGAAGATCAATCGCCGGAAGACCCCACAGGGCGAGCGGGCGCGTCCGGACCAGGTGCCGAACTCCGCGGGTGGCTTCGTCTTCGCGGTGACCCCCGAGGTCCGGCTGCGCCGCTTCCTGACCCTCGGCACCGACGGCGGCACCTTCTACGTGAGCCCGGGCGAGCTGACCGCGGACAACGCCGAAATCGTGCTGAGCTTCGCGCGCGAGCGCACCGACGACCTGGTGCGCGAGATCGTCGCGATCTCGACCGCCGGCCGCGCGCCGAAGCAGAACCCGGCGCTGTTCGCGCTCGCCGCGGCGGCCTCGCTCGGCGACGTGGACGGGCGGCGCACCGCGCTGGAGGCACTGCCGCTGGTGGCGCGCACGGGCACGCACCTGTTCCTGTTCGCGCGCTACATCGAGCAGTTCCGCGGCTGGGGTCGCGGCCTGCGCCGCGGCGTCGCGAACTGGTACACCGCCAAGTCCGTCGACGACCTCGCGTTCCAGGCGGTCAAGTACCGGCAGCGCGAGGGCTGGTCGCACCGCGACCTGCTGCGGCTGGCGCACCCGCTGACCACCGAGGACGACCGCACGCGGCTCTTCGACTGGATCTGCGGGCGCGAGCCCGCGCTGGACGGGCTGCGGATCGTCGAGGGGTTCGAGCGGGCGCGGACGGCTCCGGTCGCCGCGCTGCCCGGCCTCGTCCGCGAGTACCGGCTGTCCTGGGAGATGCTGCCCGACCACGCGCTCGGCGAGCGCGCGGTGTGGGAGGCGCTGCTGGACAACGGGATTCCGCAGACGGCGCTGCTGCGGCAGCTGCCGCGGCTGACCCGGCTCGGCCTGCTCGACCCGCTGGGTGACCGCACGGCGGCGGTGTGCGCGCAGCTCACCGCCGGCGAGCGGCTGCGCCGCGGCCGGGTGCACCCGATCTCGGTGCTGGTCGCGCTGCGCACCTACGCCTCCGGGCACGGGGCGCGCGGCGGCGGCAGCTGGCAGCCGTCGCGGCCGGTGATCGACGCGCTGGACGCCGCGTTCTACGCGGCGTTCGACGCGGTCCGGCCGACCGGGAAGCGGCACCTGCTCGCGCTCGACGTCTCCGGGTCGATGGGGGCCACGATCGCGGGGCTGCCGATCACCGCGCGGGAGGCATCGGCCGCCCTCGCGATGGTCACCGCGGCCACCGAGCAGCGGCACACCATCGTCGGCTTCACCGCCGCCGGGAAGCGCCGGCAGCACGGCTCCGCGCTGCGGCCGCTGCGGATCGGGCCGCGGCAGCGGCTGGACGACGTGCTCGCCGGCACGGCGAAGCTGCCGTTCGGCGCGACCGACTGCTCGCTGCCGATGCTGCACGCGCTGCGCACGGGCCTCGAGGTCGACGTGTTCTCCGTGTACACCGACAACGAGACCTGGGCCGGGAAGACGCACCCCTTCCAGGCGCTGAAGCAGTACCGGCGCGAGGTCAACCCGGCCGCGAAGCTGGTGGTGGTCGGCATGACCGCGACCGGTTTCAGCATCGCGGACCCGTCCGACGCCGGCATGCTCGACGTCGCCGGTTTCGACGCGGCGGTGCCCGGGCTGCTGGCCGACTTCGCCCGCGGATGA
- a CDS encoding class I SAM-dependent methyltransferase, with translation METGQPSRTALAVALARAEHQALDDPRIFTDPFASRIVGDSAAAGEFDGVDPEVARVRRLVIAARSRFADDRVAAAIARGTRQVVILGAGLDTSAYRNQHPDVRYFEVDHPDTQSWKRNRLRAAGIEPPPTLTFAPVDFERSTLAAGLAAAGLDRTAGAIFVWLGVVVYLTRGSIDETLGFIAGQRADLVFDYPAPPAPESAAEQRARADRVAAAGEPWLSYFTADEVHTLVEGFGFAGIEDRTAGDLLREYGSHTTHPIGSGIRLVHATTR, from the coding sequence ATGGAGACCGGGCAACCGAGCCGGACCGCGCTGGCCGTCGCCCTGGCGCGGGCCGAGCACCAGGCGCTGGACGATCCGCGCATCTTCACCGACCCCTTCGCGAGCCGCATCGTCGGCGACAGCGCGGCCGCGGGCGAGTTCGACGGCGTCGACCCCGAGGTGGCCCGGGTGCGCCGCCTCGTCATCGCCGCCCGCAGCCGCTTCGCCGACGATCGGGTGGCCGCCGCGATCGCCCGCGGCACCCGGCAGGTGGTGATCCTCGGCGCCGGGCTGGACACCAGCGCCTACCGCAACCAGCACCCCGACGTCCGCTACTTCGAGGTGGACCACCCCGACACCCAGTCCTGGAAGCGAAACCGCCTGCGCGCGGCCGGAATCGAGCCACCACCGACCCTGACCTTCGCCCCGGTCGACTTCGAGCGGTCGACGCTCGCGGCCGGGCTCGCCGCCGCGGGGCTGGACCGCACGGCCGGGGCGATCTTCGTCTGGCTCGGCGTCGTCGTCTACCTCACCCGCGGCTCGATCGACGAGACCCTCGGCTTCATCGCCGGTCAGCGCGCCGACCTCGTCTTCGACTACCCCGCCCCGCCCGCACCGGAGAGCGCAGCCGAGCAGCGCGCCCGCGCCGACCGGGTCGCCGCCGCGGGCGAGCCCTGGCTCAGCTACTTCACCGCCGACGAGGTGCACACCCTGGTCGAGGGCTTCGGCTTCGCCGGGATCGAGGACCGCACAGCCGGAGACCTGTTGCGCGAGTACGGGTCACACACCACGCACCCGATCGGCTCCGGTATTCGCCTGGTGCACGCCACTACGCGCTGA
- a CDS encoding TetR/AcrR family transcriptional regulator has protein sequence MPRLADHDLRRRQIAEAVWRLAARGGLEQVTLRQVAAEAGVSVRLLQYYFGTRDQMLLGALELLNADAEATAKERLAALGPDPGLRAVVRGVVLEMLPLDEERRSRHTVYAAYFVRFLTEPALAAVARDAPPALTALVTELLTHAVALGEAEARIDAAAEAALLLAAADGLQYRVLLGQLPAAEAVALLDRQLDRIFTAACS, from the coding sequence ATGCCCCGCCTGGCCGATCACGACCTGCGCCGCCGCCAGATCGCGGAGGCCGTGTGGCGGCTGGCCGCCCGCGGTGGCCTGGAGCAGGTCACGCTGCGCCAGGTGGCCGCCGAGGCCGGGGTGTCGGTGCGGCTGCTGCAGTATTACTTCGGCACCAGGGACCAGATGCTGCTCGGCGCGCTCGAGCTCCTCAATGCCGACGCCGAGGCGACCGCGAAGGAGCGGCTCGCCGCGCTCGGCCCGGATCCCGGCCTGCGCGCGGTGGTCCGCGGCGTCGTGCTGGAGATGCTGCCGTTGGACGAGGAGCGCCGGAGCAGGCACACCGTGTACGCGGCCTACTTCGTCCGCTTCCTCACCGAGCCCGCGCTCGCCGCCGTGGCGCGGGACGCCCCACCGGCGCTGACCGCGCTGGTCACGGAGCTGCTGACGCACGCCGTCGCGCTGGGCGAAGCCGAGGCGCGGATCGACGCCGCCGCCGAGGCCGCCCTCCTGCTCGCCGCCGCCGACGGGCTGCAGTACCGGGTGCTGCTCGGGCAACTGCCCGCGGCCGAGGCGGTCGCGCTGCTCGACCGGCAACTGGACCGGATCTTCACCGCCGCCTGCTCGTAA
- a CDS encoding alpha/beta hydrolase, protein MPAPRRAALLVLAVLLGAAVLLVPTAPASASGIVRWENRVSDRILDIGISSPNLEGPDWSVKVVRLLLPPGWSKDANRTWPTIWVLHGGFDDHKSWSDKGDLTTLTAGKDAIFVLPETSWCSAYSDWRNNGNGGPPAWEKYLLGDVRTVLESTYRANTTRAVAGNSMGGLGAMKFAAKNQGFFRSAASFSGNVDPLHESGAPGDPDLPGQGCAADWKRVWGELPAQRDVWQANNPYSQVARLTGIPLFVSYGKGDAVEEKVYEQNYRFVDALQDAHAQVDERYVSGQGHNWNAWKIQMGDALPMLLSSVGA, encoded by the coding sequence ATGCCAGCTCCACGCAGGGCAGCACTCCTCGTGCTCGCCGTATTACTCGGCGCCGCAGTACTTCTCGTTCCCACCGCGCCCGCCTCGGCGAGCGGGATCGTGCGCTGGGAGAACCGGGTCAGCGACCGCATCCTGGATATCGGGATCTCCTCGCCGAACCTGGAGGGGCCGGACTGGTCGGTCAAGGTGGTGCGGCTGCTGCTGCCGCCGGGCTGGTCCAAGGACGCGAACCGCACCTGGCCGACGATCTGGGTGCTGCACGGCGGTTTCGACGACCACAAGTCGTGGAGTGATAAAGGGGATCTGACGACGCTGACCGCGGGCAAGGACGCGATCTTCGTACTGCCCGAGACCAGCTGGTGCAGCGCGTACTCGGACTGGCGGAACAACGGCAACGGCGGCCCCCCGGCCTGGGAGAAGTACCTGCTCGGCGATGTGCGGACGGTACTGGAGTCCACCTACAGGGCCAATACGACGCGCGCCGTCGCGGGGAATTCCATGGGCGGGCTCGGCGCGATGAAGTTCGCGGCGAAGAACCAGGGGTTCTTCCGGTCGGCGGCGTCGTTCAGCGGGAACGTGGACCCGCTGCACGAGTCCGGCGCGCCGGGCGACCCCGACCTGCCGGGGCAGGGGTGCGCCGCGGACTGGAAGCGGGTGTGGGGCGAGCTGCCCGCGCAGCGCGACGTCTGGCAGGCGAACAACCCGTACAGCCAGGTCGCCCGGCTCACCGGCATCCCGCTCTTCGTCTCCTACGGCAAGGGCGACGCGGTCGAGGAGAAGGTGTACGAGCAGAACTACCGCTTCGTCGACGCGCTCCAGGACGCACACGCCCAGGTCGACGAGCGCTACGTGTCGGGTCAGGGCCACAACTGGAACGCCTGGAAGATCCAGATGGGCGATGCGCTGCCCATGCTCCTGTCCTCGGTCGGCGCCTGA
- a CDS encoding MarR family winged helix-turn-helix transcriptional regulator yields MSLFDDPRLTAMGLLFEAHDGLVARLEPTWRAGGLSGLDLNALMRLSRSPERRLRMTDLAVQVSLSTSGATRLVDRLVRNGLVERVLDQADRRAAHAVLTDAGARTLTEVLPEYLAAVERWFTGLLTPEQLAGLVQALRIVRDAANPDAVAGVDP; encoded by the coding sequence ATGTCGCTGTTCGATGACCCCCGGCTCACCGCCATGGGGCTGCTGTTCGAGGCGCACGACGGGCTGGTGGCGCGGCTGGAGCCGACTTGGAGGGCGGGCGGGCTCTCCGGACTCGACCTGAACGCGCTCATGCGGCTCAGCCGGTCGCCGGAGCGACGGCTGCGGATGACCGACCTGGCGGTGCAGGTCTCGCTCTCCACCAGCGGCGCCACCAGGCTGGTCGACCGGCTGGTCCGCAACGGCCTGGTCGAGCGGGTGCTCGACCAGGCCGACCGCCGCGCCGCGCACGCCGTGCTCACCGACGCCGGTGCCCGCACCCTCACCGAGGTGCTCCCCGAGTACCTGGCCGCCGTCGAGCGCTGGTTCACCGGGCTGCTCACCCCGGAGCAGCTGGCGGGCCTGGTGCAGGCGTTGCGCATCGTCCGCGACGCCGCCAACCCGGACGCCGTCGCGGGCGTCGACCCGTGA